ATAATTTTGAAGGATCCATCCTTGTAAATGGCCAGATCACCATTGCTTGAATCTTCCCGAACGGTATCGCGGTAGACCACTCCATTTCGGATGACGTATCCTGTACTGTTAGCCCCGTAATAGTCACCATTCACTGCTAGAATGGCACTGTTGTTGGCGGCTGTGACAGAGGTCTTAGCTGTCACGTTGGTTCCGTAAGTGTTTTGTGCAAAGGCTGTTTTGAGGTAGTCAGATGAGCTGACTGTGATATCTGCAATATAAACCTGGGTATTTTCAATCGTTTTTTCTGTGAGGCTCACCTGGATATTGTCATCTGAATAGCTAGTATCCGTCGTTGTAGCCGATGCAGCTGCTTTTTTGGCTGCCTTGGTGTCCGTAGTCGTAGCTTTTACGGTTTGAATGGCATCGGATAAGACAAAGGTCTTGAGCATCGAGTAGCTAAAACTGCTGGTCAAAAGAAGTCCAAAGCAGGCAGCATAGGTGTAGGATTTTTTAAAGAATTTCATGGTGGGGAGCAGTCCTTTCTTTGAAGATCACTTTTTTCTGGATCACCCATGAGACCAGAAAGAGGAGGAAGCCGACGACAATCTTACTGATCAGGAGATCGAGCCCGAAAGCAGTATAGAAGAGTCGAATCAAGAGCGTATCGAGAATAAAGAGGCCGAGGGCTAGGCCAAAGTAGCCACTTCCAGTTTTAGCGACGCTGTCTTTGTTCTTAAAGACTAGGTGCTTATTGGTCGAGTAGTTAAAGATGGAACTCGTTACACGAGCGATCCCATTCGCTAGG
The DNA window shown above is from Streptococcus sp. S1 and carries:
- a CDS encoding phosphodiester glycosidase family protein; this translates as MKFFKKSYTYAACFGLLLTSSFSYSMLKTFVLSDAIQTVKATTTDTKAAKKAAASATTTDTSYSDDNIQVSLTEKTIENTQVYIADITVSSSDYLKTAFAQNTYGTNVTAKTSVTAANNSAILAVNGDYYGANSTGYVIRNGVVYRDTVREDSSNGDLAIYKDGSFKIIYEDEISADQLVKDGVVNLLAFGPSLVENGEITVDTNSEVGQSMASNPRTAIGIIDENHYIIVVSDGRTSESEGLSLYQLAEVIKSYGVKTAYNLDGGGSSTLYFNGQVINKPTTNGTISERAVSDIVYIGY